Proteins from one Actinomycetes bacterium genomic window:
- the xth gene encoding exodeoxyribonuclease III, whose amino-acid sequence MSGHISIASWNVNGLRAIYRKGFMDVVRQYQFDIICLQEIKARPHQLPSQLLNLEGYQGYFFPGQRPGYSGVAVYSRIKPESVGYGFGIQRFDDEGRVLWLDFGSFILFNTYMPNGGRDKVRLDYKMDFYYCFLDYLKQGPGKRKGLIVTGDINTAHQAVDLARPKQNKNNTGFLPQEREWIDRLLDSGFVDTFRLYCSGGGHYTWWDYKTRARERNVGWRLDYFFASKNLQPRLKDSYILPQVTGSDHCPVVLKMNI is encoded by the coding sequence ATGTCCGGGCACATAAGTATTGCCTCCTGGAATGTAAATGGCCTGAGGGCTATTTACAGAAAAGGCTTTATGGATGTTGTACGCCAGTACCAGTTTGACATTATATGCCTGCAGGAGATAAAGGCCCGGCCCCATCAGCTTCCTTCCCAGCTTTTAAACCTGGAAGGGTACCAGGGTTATTTCTTTCCGGGCCAGAGGCCCGGCTACAGCGGGGTGGCGGTATATTCCAGGATTAAACCTGAATCGGTGGGCTATGGTTTTGGTATCCAGCGTTTTGATGATGAGGGCAGGGTGCTGTGGCTGGATTTTGGTTCTTTTATCCTATTTAACACCTATATGCCCAACGGGGGAAGAGATAAGGTGCGCCTGGATTACAAGATGGACTTCTATTACTGTTTTCTGGATTATTTAAAGCAGGGTCCGGGTAAACGTAAAGGTCTGATTGTTACCGGGGATATAAATACTGCGCACCAGGCTGTTGATCTGGCCAGGCCCAAACAGAATAAGAATAATACCGGTTTTTTGCCCCAGGAAAGAGAGTGGATTGACCGGCTGCTGGATAGTGGATTTGTGGATACCTTCCGGCTGTATTGTTCTGGGGGCGGCCACTATACCTGGTGGGATTACAAGACCAGGGCCAGGGAGAGAAATGTGGGATGGCGGCTGGATTACTTTTTTGCCAGCAAAAACCTTCAACCCAGACTTAAAGATTCCTATATCCTGCCCCAGGTTACCGGCTCCGACCACTGCCCGGTAGTGCTGAAGATGAATATTTAA
- a CDS encoding PH domain-containing protein, with translation MEKVMSTTSTEKFFVFMGPDEKLIQAVPGVLNNITGGKLVLTDKKLFFSFISNISVDKQFIATYPYIMEANLKEGILYSAITVSSKKDTFTISKMNKKEAKKLYSQLKTIADKNK, from the coding sequence ATGGAGAAAGTAATGAGCACAACCAGCACCGAAAAATTTTTTGTTTTTATGGGACCGGATGAAAAACTGATACAGGCAGTGCCCGGCGTACTCAACAATATCACTGGAGGAAAACTGGTTTTAACTGACAAAAAGCTGTTCTTCAGCTTTATTTCCAATATATCTGTAGACAAACAGTTTATAGCTACCTACCCCTACATAATGGAGGCCAACTTAAAGGAAGGCATCCTTTATTCTGCCATCACTGTTTCCAGCAAGAAAGATACCTTCACCATCTCCAAGATGAACAAGAAGGAAGCTAAAAAACTGTACAGTCAGCTAAAAACCATAGCAGATAAAAACAAGTAA
- the thrS gene encoding threonine--tRNA ligase yields MAKIFIDNQEIETAPEKSIKDALSRRDKQLAKKAVIAVARDSGKKLDLDYIPGDDIQVDIVTQDEDEARDVLNHSVSHIMAYAVQNLYPEAKFAIGPAIKDGFYYDIDLDHTISPDDLPAIEKEMKRIIKKGYKFERKEVSKPEAAKIFKDNPYKLEFIEGIDSDKVSIYTTGDFVDLCSGPHIPSLAKVGAFKLLSVAGAYWRGNEENQMLTRVYGTAFFEPQDLKKYLDMIERAKQADHRKIGKELDLFNFNDQAPGFPFFHPKGMILRNAILEYWRQEHQSEGYEEIKTPIILSNELWKTSGHWDHYKDNMYFVTIDENDYAVKPMNCPGAILVYKSNQHSYKELPIRYAELGLVHRHEKSGVLHGLFRVRNFTQDDAHIFCTEEQLESEIGKVMGLVDRMYSVFGFDNYHVELSTRPKKRIGSDAVWDRAEKLLEKVMVDKGLDYKINEGDGAFYGPKIDFHIQDCLERTWQCATVQLDFAMPEKFDIEYVGADNQKHRPVMLHRVVLGSVERFIGILTEHYSGNFPLWLAPVQMAVLPISEKYEHYGQKVYRQLKDEGFRVEFDNRVESLSKKIRQSEVRKIPYMVIIGQNEQQSGTVTVRRKGHKDIKEIEPDRFVARAKRIIESKKMEL; encoded by the coding sequence ATGGCTAAGATATTTATAGATAACCAGGAGATAGAAACCGCTCCGGAAAAAAGCATAAAAGATGCTTTGTCCCGGCGGGATAAACAGCTGGCAAAAAAAGCAGTAATTGCTGTGGCCAGGGATAGCGGGAAAAAACTGGACCTGGATTATATTCCTGGCGATGATATCCAGGTGGACATAGTAACCCAGGATGAAGATGAAGCCAGGGATGTTCTTAACCACAGCGTTTCCCATATAATGGCTTATGCGGTACAAAACCTTTATCCAGAGGCTAAATTTGCCATTGGCCCGGCCATAAAAGACGGCTTTTATTATGATATAGATTTAGACCATACCATAAGCCCCGATGACCTTCCGGCTATCGAGAAGGAAATGAAAAGGATAATCAAAAAGGGTTATAAGTTTGAAAGAAAAGAGGTCTCCAAACCGGAGGCAGCCAAAATCTTTAAAGACAACCCCTATAAGCTGGAGTTTATTGAGGGTATTGATTCAGACAAGGTAAGCATATATACAACCGGTGATTTTGTAGATCTCTGCAGCGGTCCCCATATTCCATCACTGGCTAAAGTTGGTGCTTTTAAGCTGTTAAGCGTGGCCGGAGCCTACTGGCGGGGAAATGAAGAAAACCAGATGCTTACCCGGGTTTACGGTACTGCCTTTTTTGAACCGCAGGATTTAAAAAAGTACCTGGATATGATAGAAAGAGCCAAACAGGCAGACCACCGAAAGATTGGCAAGGAACTGGATCTGTTCAATTTTAATGATCAGGCGCCGGGATTTCCCTTCTTCCATCCCAAGGGAATGATACTGCGAAATGCCATACTTGAATACTGGAGGCAGGAGCACCAGTCGGAAGGGTATGAAGAGATAAAGACACCCATAATTCTTTCCAATGAATTATGGAAGACTTCCGGGCACTGGGATCACTACAAAGACAATATGTATTTTGTAACCATAGATGAAAATGATTATGCGGTAAAGCCCATGAACTGTCCCGGGGCCATACTGGTATATAAATCCAACCAGCATTCCTACAAGGAGCTTCCCATAAGGTATGCGGAACTGGGACTGGTGCACCGGCATGAAAAATCAGGGGTGCTGCACGGCCTGTTCAGGGTAAGAAACTTTACCCAGGATGATGCCCATATTTTCTGTACCGAAGAGCAGCTGGAGTCGGAGATAGGAAAGGTTATGGGGCTGGTGGACCGCATGTATTCGGTATTTGGTTTTGATAACTATCATGTAGAGCTTTCTACCAGGCCAAAAAAAAGGATAGGTTCCGATGCTGTGTGGGACCGGGCAGAAAAGCTGCTGGAAAAAGTTATGGTGGATAAAGGCCTGGATTACAAGATAAATGAAGGCGACGGGGCTTTTTATGGTCCCAAGATTGATTTCCATATTCAGGATTGCCTGGAAAGGACCTGGCAGTGCGCTACTGTCCAGCTTGATTTTGCTATGCCTGAAAAATTTGATATAGAATATGTGGGGGCAGATAACCAGAAACACAGGCCGGTAATGCTGCACCGGGTGGTGCTGGGAAGCGTGGAAAGGTTCATAGGTATACTTACCGAACATTACAGCGGCAATTTTCCTCTGTGGCTGGCACCGGTTCAGATGGCGGTATTGCCCATATCCGAAAAGTATGAGCATTACGGCCAGAAGGTCTACCGGCAGCTCAAAGATGAGGGTTTCAGGGTAGAATTTGACAACAGAGTTGAATCTTTAAGTAAAAAAATACGTCAATCAGAAGTAAGGAAGATTCCTTACATGGTTATTATCGGGCAGAATGAACAGCAGAGCGGTACGGTAACTGTAAGAAGGAAAGGCCATAAAGATATCAAGGAGATAGAGCCGGACAGGTTTGTGGCTAGGGCTAAGCGGATAATTGAAAGCAAGAAGATGGAATTGTAA
- a CDS encoding LCP family protein, with protein sequence MIILVVFGLIGVAIFFTLNREAPRQPAEEEQPPVRQETEEPEPEQEPETEQAIPNFYSSSSNRFTNYSFISPEGWNLKQEENGSRVTLSKGSSQALMILVEEAEVIDDLEDKQIADSYLEITEDMEPIQIIEEDFSWGQDKVSLYGYVYESKLEQETESIDLLCWQEHQGYAYMLKYIGSGVSLQEARSAMGELVSNFNWGQAPATTANVSESDSVNILILGDDSAFDRAGGRVSGRTDIIILMHLNLETYKGTIVTIPRDTWVEIPGHGSTKINAAHALGGNELTVETIENFSGLEIDNYIITDFDGFVPLVDFLGGVTVEVTEDLADGFSNCYLDKGVHHLNGEQALALSRNRHRTDGAYAREREAAKIIVALYDQKTTLEKILSMPALVNYLLNYTWTDMDFGDVLRLLPAMGKIKAQDIEITTIPSWPQMVGEASAVVYDPEATAQLFEEIKNQ encoded by the coding sequence TTGATTATACTGGTAGTTTTTGGGCTTATCGGGGTGGCTATTTTTTTTACTTTAAACAGAGAGGCTCCCCGGCAGCCGGCCGAAGAAGAACAGCCCCCGGTCCGGCAGGAAACAGAAGAGCCGGAGCCAGAACAGGAACCGGAAACAGAACAAGCAATTCCCAATTTTTACTCCAGCAGCTCAAACCGGTTTACCAATTACTCTTTCATATCTCCTGAAGGCTGGAATCTTAAACAGGAAGAGAATGGATCCAGGGTTACCCTGAGCAAGGGTTCCAGCCAGGCGCTGATGATATTGGTGGAAGAGGCAGAAGTTATAGATGATCTGGAAGATAAACAGATTGCAGACAGCTACCTGGAGATAACCGAAGATATGGAGCCGATCCAGATTATAGAGGAAGATTTTTCCTGGGGCCAGGATAAAGTAAGCCTGTATGGCTATGTTTATGAAAGTAAACTGGAACAGGAAACAGAAAGCATAGACCTGTTATGCTGGCAGGAGCATCAGGGCTATGCCTATATGCTTAAATATATAGGCAGCGGGGTGAGCCTGCAGGAGGCCAGGTCAGCCATGGGAGAGCTGGTATCCAATTTTAACTGGGGCCAAGCCCCGGCCACCACTGCCAATGTGTCTGAAAGTGATTCGGTTAATATATTGATACTGGGAGATGACAGCGCATTTGACCGGGCAGGAGGCAGGGTCAGCGGCAGAACCGATATAATTATATTAATGCATCTTAACCTGGAAACCTATAAAGGAACCATAGTGACCATACCCCGGGATACCTGGGTGGAGATACCCGGTCACGGAAGCACCAAGATAAATGCCGCCCATGCCCTGGGAGGAAATGAGCTTACCGTGGAAACCATCGAGAATTTTTCCGGCCTGGAGATAGACAACTACATAATTACTGATTTTGACGGTTTTGTTCCCCTGGTTGACTTTCTGGGCGGGGTAACCGTGGAGGTAACCGAAGATCTGGCTGACGGTTTTTCCAACTGTTATCTGGATAAAGGGGTGCACCACCTTAACGGGGAACAGGCTCTAGCCCTGTCCCGGAACCGCCACCGTACCGATGGCGCTTATGCCCGGGAAAGGGAAGCGGCCAAGATTATAGTGGCCCTGTATGACCAGAAGACCACTCTGGAAAAGATTTTGAGCATGCCTGCCTTGGTAAATTACCTGTTAAATTATACCTGGACGGATATGGATTTCGGTGATGTGTTAAGGCTGCTTCCGGCCATGGGTAAAATAAAGGCTCAGGATATAGAAATTACCACCATACCTTCCTGGCCCCAGATGGTAGGAGAGGCCAGTGCGGTGGTTTATGATCCGGAGGCTACTGCCCAGCTGTTTGAAGAAATTAAAAACCAGTAG
- the pheT gene encoding phenylalanine--tRNA ligase subunit beta, translated as MKVTLNWLKQFLDTDQLDAREVAELLTMSGSEVKKVEDTGKKFDKIIIGQITEYQPHPNADKLSLCRVKDGQGIRDIVCGAKNFKTGDVVALALPGAKIGDITLKRSKIRGQVSEGMMCSEAELGLSEESGGIMILDQGLKLGRSFAEAMGLDDVVFELEITPNRPDCLSIIGIAREVAALKGLELKLPSYDLKEGLAGDKDLEIDIKDYKLCPRYSAKIFYDIPKIQSPQWLVNRLKLCDVRSVDLIVDLTNYVMLETGQPLHAFDRDLLSSDKIIVRAAGKGEKIRTIDDSQRQLEEGMIVIADSKGPVAIAGIMGGKTTEINDSTKNVLLEAANFSGPDIMRTSKKLGLRSEASNRFEKKIDPQLTLFAINRFEQLLAGISGQVKSTGIYDNYSHSQRERIINLRPQTITRILGEEISQDRILDILNGLGLVSQKDKQDIKVNIPSFRYEDLEREIDLVEEVARIYGFNNFKSRPPQITQRPQGYSPGQKAERDIRSCLADLGLNQVINYSFISGKKLKQFRVQAGESDLVKIINPINEDFEYLRPTLFPAMLDNVSQNLKYRIQDMALFETSRVFKKVEAKLPRETVMLGILLTGQKHKKGWNIEQAAYDFYDLKGIAEYLAERYYPGSGLQLSHKETAFFHPVAGATVSVGKQEMGIMGQIHPSLLAELDIDQPVYYMEINLDQFIAGIKDSSQYSSIGLYPAMDMDIAIVVDQEVSHRDIEQAIRESGSDILQQVRLFDLYQGQQIEPGKKSMAYSLTFRRQDRTLQDREVEIEVERILSSLGKKFNATLRQ; from the coding sequence TTGAAAGTTACATTAAACTGGTTAAAACAATTTTTAGATACCGACCAGCTGGATGCCCGGGAGGTTGCCGAACTTCTTACTATGAGCGGAAGCGAGGTCAAGAAGGTAGAGGATACCGGGAAAAAGTTTGATAAAATAATCATCGGACAGATTACCGAGTACCAGCCGCATCCCAATGCAGACAAATTGAGCCTGTGCAGGGTAAAAGACGGACAGGGCATACGCGATATTGTTTGTGGAGCCAAAAATTTTAAAACCGGTGATGTGGTGGCCCTGGCCCTTCCGGGGGCAAAGATTGGAGATATAACCTTAAAGCGTTCCAAGATAAGGGGCCAGGTTTCTGAGGGCATGATGTGCTCGGAAGCAGAACTGGGACTGTCCGAGGAGTCCGGGGGTATAATGATACTGGACCAGGGGCTTAAACTAGGCCGTAGTTTTGCTGAAGCCATGGGCTTAGATGATGTAGTTTTTGAGCTGGAAATTACTCCCAACCGTCCTGACTGCCTGTCAATTATAGGCATAGCCAGGGAGGTGGCTGCCCTTAAAGGGCTGGAGCTTAAATTACCATCCTATGATCTGAAAGAGGGACTGGCCGGGGATAAGGATCTTGAGATAGATATCAAAGATTATAAGCTGTGTCCCCGTTATTCGGCCAAAATATTTTATGATATTCCCAAAATACAGTCTCCACAGTGGCTGGTTAACCGTCTTAAACTCTGTGACGTAAGGTCGGTGGACCTTATAGTGGACCTGACCAATTACGTGATGCTGGAAACAGGCCAGCCCCTGCATGCTTTTGACCGGGATCTGCTGTCTTCGGACAAAATTATAGTCAGGGCTGCCGGTAAGGGGGAGAAGATACGCACCATTGATGACAGCCAGCGCCAGCTTGAGGAAGGCATGATAGTGATTGCTGACAGTAAGGGGCCGGTGGCTATTGCCGGCATTATGGGCGGAAAGACTACCGAGATTAATGACAGCACCAAAAATGTGCTGCTGGAAGCGGCCAATTTCAGCGGGCCGGATATAATGAGGACCTCCAAAAAACTGGGGTTAAGGTCCGAGGCCAGCAATCGTTTTGAAAAAAAGATAGATCCCCAGCTTACCCTGTTTGCCATAAACCGGTTTGAGCAGCTGCTGGCCGGTATTTCCGGGCAGGTAAAATCCACCGGCATCTATGATAATTACAGCCACAGCCAGAGAGAAAGAATCATTAATTTAAGGCCGCAGACAATTACCAGGATACTGGGAGAAGAAATTAGCCAGGACAGGATTTTAGACATACTTAACGGCCTGGGGCTGGTCAGCCAGAAGGATAAGCAGGACATAAAGGTAAATATACCATCTTTCCGTTATGAAGATCTGGAAAGAGAAATAGACCTGGTGGAAGAGGTGGCCAGGATTTACGGCTTTAATAATTTCAAATCAAGGCCTCCACAGATAACCCAGAGGCCGCAAGGCTACAGCCCGGGGCAGAAAGCAGAAAGAGATATACGCAGCTGCCTGGCTGACCTGGGACTGAACCAGGTTATAAATTACTCTTTTATAAGCGGCAAGAAGCTGAAGCAGTTCAGGGTGCAGGCGGGTGAAAGCGATCTGGTAAAGATTATTAATCCCATAAATGAAGATTTTGAGTACCTGAGACCTACGCTGTTTCCGGCTATGCTGGACAATGTAAGCCAGAACCTGAAATACAGGATCCAGGACATGGCTCTGTTTGAAACCTCCCGGGTATTTAAAAAAGTTGAAGCTAAACTGCCCCGGGAAACGGTTATGCTGGGAATACTTCTTACCGGCCAGAAACATAAGAAAGGCTGGAATATTGAACAGGCAGCCTATGACTTCTATGATTTAAAAGGTATAGCTGAATATCTGGCAGAAAGGTATTACCCTGGATCCGGACTTCAGCTTAGCCACAAAGAGACGGCCTTTTTCCATCCGGTGGCGGGAGCAACTGTAAGTGTGGGCAAACAGGAGATGGGCATTATGGGGCAGATACACCCCAGCCTGCTGGCCGAGCTGGACATAGATCAGCCGGTATATTATATGGAAATTAATCTGGACCAGTTTATAGCCGGCATTAAAGACAGCAGTCAATACAGCTCTATTGGCCTGTATCCGGCCATGGATATGGACATAGCTATTGTGGTGGATCAGGAGGTTTCCCACCGGGATATAGAACAGGCTATCCGGGAAAGCGGATCCGATATACTGCAGCAGGTAAGGCTGTTCGACCTCTATCAGGGCCAGCAGATTGAACCGGGTAAAAAAAGCATGGCTTATTCTCTTACCTTCAGGAGGCAGGACCGGACCCTTCAGGATAGGGAAGTAGAGATTGAGGTAGAGAGGATACTGTCCAGTCTGGGCAAAAAGTTTAATGCTACCCTTAGGCAGTAA
- the rpmI gene encoding 50S ribosomal protein L35: MPKRKTHKGAAKRFKVTGSGKIVREKAYKSHKLAPKDSTRKRRLGQRVVVSKADEKKVRRLLGK; this comes from the coding sequence ATGCCAAAGCGGAAAACACATAAGGGAGCGGCAAAAAGATTTAAGGTGACCGGAAGCGGCAAGATTGTAAGGGAAAAGGCTTATAAAAGCCATAAACTGGCCCCCAAGGATTCCACTAGGAAAAGAAGACTGGGCCAGAGAGTAGTAGTGTCCAAAGCGGATGAAAAGAAGGTAAGAAGATTGTTGGGAAAATAG
- the pheS gene encoding phenylalanine--tRNA ligase subunit alpha gives MENQEAREILDQLEEDYRQFEKSLSDARSLKDLEEVKIKYLGKKSQVVSVLKNIGKLSNQLKPVIGKNANIYKKKIESRVTDKEKKLSSIEFDHKLRAESVDLSLPGRKPAKGSRNILTQVTEEIEDIFTTMGFEVAQGPEVETDYYNFEALNTPRDHPARSLHDTFFVSEDVLLRTHTSPVQIRYMEKHQPPIYIIVPGKVYRRDYDVSHTPMFTQIEGLVVDKGINFGNLKWTLETVARKIFGRDRKVRFRPHYFPFTEPSAEVDVSCKICEGAGCRVCSGSGWLEILGAGMVDPNLYDFVRYDPEEVSGFAFGMGIERICMLKYGIDDLRSFFENDLRFLKQF, from the coding sequence ATGGAGAACCAGGAAGCCAGAGAGATATTGGACCAGCTGGAAGAAGATTACCGGCAGTTTGAGAAAAGTCTGAGTGATGCCCGCAGCTTAAAAGACCTGGAAGAGGTAAAGATAAAATATCTGGGTAAAAAAAGCCAGGTGGTATCAGTTTTAAAAAATATTGGCAAGCTCAGCAACCAGCTTAAGCCGGTAATAGGAAAAAATGCCAATATATACAAAAAAAAGATAGAATCCCGGGTAACGGATAAGGAAAAGAAACTGTCCAGCATAGAGTTTGATCACAAGCTGAGGGCAGAATCTGTTGACCTCAGCCTGCCGGGCAGAAAACCTGCAAAGGGAAGCAGGAATATACTGACCCAGGTTACCGAAGAGATTGAAGATATTTTTACCACTATGGGTTTTGAGGTAGCCCAGGGCCCGGAAGTAGAAACCGACTATTATAATTTTGAGGCCTTAAATACCCCTCGGGACCACCCGGCCAGGTCCCTGCATGATACTTTCTTTGTATCTGAGGATGTTCTGCTGAGGACCCATACTTCACCGGTGCAGATAAGGTATATGGAAAAGCATCAGCCCCCCATATACATTATAGTGCCGGGTAAGGTTTACCGCCGGGACTATGATGTATCCCATACGCCCATGTTTACCCAGATAGAAGGTCTGGTGGTAGACAAAGGCATTAACTTTGGAAACCTGAAGTGGACTTTGGAAACGGTAGCCAGAAAGATTTTTGGCAGAGACCGAAAGGTGCGATTCAGGCCCCATTATTTCCCCTTTACCGAACCCAGCGCAGAGGTGGACGTATCCTGTAAGATATGTGAGGGAGCCGGATGCCGGGTCTGTTCGGGCTCCGGATGGCTGGAGATACTGGGAGCAGGTATGGTAGACCCCAATCTTTATGATTTTGTACGCTATGACCCCGAAGAGGTAAGCGGTTTTGCTTTTGGTATGGGGATAGAAAGAATTTGCATGTTAAAGTATGGAATTGATGACTTACGGTCATTTTTTGAAAATGACTTAAGGTTTTTAAAACAATTCTAA
- a CDS encoding radical SAM protein, producing MTIKERVKLYTTKAAIKSALKVLPKISDERWLSMIKGRVYRLENREERDFLENLLINLKGAIVDMSPSVRNKVVMNLINNAMIQGQPKRKAFAEKYGINPPNHLVISPTMKCNLKCYGCYAWQYSKKDDLPYDVCNRIIDEANDIGLYFFVITGGEPFCWEHLYDFLERHNDSFFQIYTNGQLIDKKVAARLAELGNAVPCMSVEGFEKETDERRGKGAWKNIMQAMDNLREAGVLFGFSVTATRPNNEMVVSEEFIDLFVEKGAFVGWYFNYIPIGKEPNMELMPTPEQRDYRRKRILEIRKTKSIIVADFWNDGPLVNGCMAGGKNYLHINVNGDVEPCVFVHFAADNIKEKSLEEVLTSDFFMGFRKRQPYTENHLRPCSIIDTPQALRDIVAESGAYATHEGAETIITDLAKDLDKYSEDYKKIADKAWAEEYEPQEEEDKAV from the coding sequence ATGACTATTAAAGAAAGGGTAAAGCTGTACACAACCAAGGCAGCTATAAAAAGTGCCCTGAAAGTGCTTCCTAAGATCTCTGATGAGAGATGGCTATCGATGATAAAGGGAAGGGTTTACAGGTTAGAAAACAGGGAAGAGAGAGACTTCCTGGAGAACCTTCTTATAAACCTGAAGGGGGCCATAGTGGATATGTCTCCATCAGTTAGAAATAAGGTGGTTATGAACCTGATTAATAATGCCATGATCCAGGGCCAGCCCAAGAGGAAGGCTTTTGCTGAAAAATATGGTATTAATCCACCCAACCATCTGGTAATCAGTCCCACCATGAAATGTAACTTGAAGTGTTATGGCTGTTATGCCTGGCAGTATTCCAAGAAGGATGACCTGCCCTATGATGTGTGCAACCGGATTATAGATGAGGCTAATGATATTGGCCTTTATTTCTTTGTTATTACCGGGGGAGAACCATTCTGCTGGGAACACTTATATGACTTTCTGGAAAGGCATAATGATTCCTTCTTCCAGATTTATACCAATGGACAGCTTATAGACAAAAAAGTAGCAGCCAGGCTGGCTGAACTGGGAAATGCTGTACCCTGCATGAGCGTGGAAGGGTTTGAAAAAGAAACCGATGAAAGAAGGGGCAAGGGCGCCTGGAAAAATATCATGCAGGCCATGGATAATTTAAGGGAAGCAGGAGTTCTGTTTGGATTTTCAGTAACTGCCACCAGGCCCAATAATGAGATGGTGGTAAGTGAAGAGTTTATTGACCTGTTTGTAGAAAAGGGTGCCTTTGTAGGCTGGTACTTTAACTATATACCTATCGGCAAGGAACCCAATATGGAGCTTATGCCTACTCCCGAGCAGAGGGATTACCGAAGGAAGAGAATTCTGGAAATAAGGAAAACCAAGAGTATCATTGTGGCTGATTTCTGGAATGACGGTCCACTGGTAAACGGCTGTATGGCCGGAGGCAAAAATTATCTGCATATAAACGTTAACGGCGATGTAGAACCCTGTGTGTTTGTACATTTTGCAGCTGATAATATCAAGGAAAAAAGCCTGGAAGAAGTACTTACTTCCGATTTCTTTATGGGATTCAGGAAGAGGCAGCCTTATACCGAAAACCATCTGAGGCCCTGCAGTATTATAGATACTCCTCAGGCTCTAAGGGATATAGTGGCTGAAAGCGGAGCCTATGCCACCCATGAAGGGGCGGAGACCATTATAACTGACCTGGCCAAGGATCTGGACAAGTACTCAGAGGATTATAAGAAGATTGCAGACAAGGCCTGGGCTGAAGAGTATGAGCCCCAGGAAGAAGAAGATAAGGCAGTATAG
- the infC gene encoding translation initiation factor IF-3, which produces MNKNIRHNDQIRVPKVRLIDEDGSQVGVVDTKEAQERAYQKDLDLVEVAPNASPPVCRIMDYGKYKYKLEISEKEKKKKQTQVVVKEIKLRPKIDTNDLNTKRNHIKRFLKSGNKVKVTVMFRGREIVHKEIAMEMLQQLIKDLEGLAAVEQAPKLEGYNMIMVLGPA; this is translated from the coding sequence ATTAATAAAAATATTAGACATAATGATCAGATAAGGGTGCCGAAAGTAAGGCTGATAGATGAAGACGGTTCCCAGGTAGGGGTTGTGGATACCAAGGAGGCACAGGAAAGGGCTTACCAGAAGGATCTGGACCTGGTAGAAGTTGCCCCTAATGCCAGTCCGCCTGTATGTAGGATAATGGACTATGGCAAATACAAGTACAAGCTGGAGATTTCAGAGAAAGAAAAAAAGAAGAAGCAGACCCAGGTAGTGGTAAAGGAAATAAAGCTCAGGCCCAAGATTGACACCAATGACCTGAATACCAAAAGGAACCATATAAAAAGGTTTTTAAAGAGCGGAAACAAGGTAAAGGTTACGGTAATGTTCAGGGGCAGAGAAATTGTACACAAGGAAATTGCCATGGAGATGCTGCAGCAGCTTATAAAGGATCTGGAAGGCCTGGCGGCAGTGGAGCAGGCTCCCAAGCTGGAAGGCTATAATATGATCATGGTTTTAGGTCCTGCGTAA
- the rplT gene encoding 50S ribosomal protein L20 — MARIKRGSVKNKKHKKVLKQAKGYTGTSGNRYRVAKEKVYQALSFSYRDRKNKKRLFRRLWITRINAAARSHGLSYNQFINGLKKADVEINRKMLSEMAVNDPGAFKELAEVAKKQVTA, encoded by the coding sequence ATGGCGCGGATTAAAAGAGGAAGCGTAAAGAATAAAAAACATAAGAAAGTTTTAAAACAGGCCAAGGGTTATACCGGCACTTCAGGCAACAGGTACAGAGTGGCCAAGGAAAAGGTATACCAGGCCTTAAGTTTTTCATACAGGGACCGAAAAAATAAAAAGAGGCTGTTCAGGAGATTATGGATTACCAGGATTAATGCAGCGGCCAGGTCTCATGGACTGTCTTATAATCAGTTTATAAATGGCCTTAAGAAAGCTGATGTGGAAATAAACCGTAAGATGCTTTCAGAGATGGCGGTCAATGACCCCGGTGCTTTCAAGGAGCTGGCGGAAGTAGCCAAGAAGCAAGTGACTGCATAA